Within Flavobacterium pisciphilum, the genomic segment ATAAAGAATTAATCATTAGATCAAGTTCTGATTTCGTAGATTTTGCCTTATTAAAAGATGGAAAACTAATTGAATTACACAAAGAAGAAGAGAAAAGCAATTTTCAAGTTGGTGATATTTTTATAGCCAAGATAAGAAAACCAGTTGCTGGACTTAATGCTGCTTTTGTAAATGTAGGCTTCGAAAAAGATGCCTTTTTACATTATCACGACTTAGGACCTAACTTAGCTTCTCAATTGAAATTCATAAAACTTGTAAGCGCAGGTAAATTAAAAGATTTCTCCCTAAAAACCTTTCAGTTTGAAAAAGAGATTGATAAAGACGGCACCATTACTGATATTTTAAGTGCTAATCAATCTGTTTTAGTACAAGTCGTAAAAGAACCAATATCTACTAAAGGTCCAAGAATTAGTGCAGAACTATCTTTGGCTGGACGTTTTATTGTTCTTGTTCCTTTTTCTGATCGCGTCTCTATTTCACAAAAAATAGAAGACAAAAAAGAAAAGGATCGTTTAAAAAAACTTGTATTATCGATCAAACCTAAAGGATTTGGTGTTATTGTTCGCACAGTAGCCGAAGGCAAAAACGTAGCCGAATTAGAAAAAGATTTGCAGAACCTGCTTAGCAGATGGACTGCAATGTGTAAAAAATTACCAACTGCTCATCATCCATCCAAAGTATTAGGAGAACTCAATAGAGCTTCTTCAATATTGAGAGATGTATTTAATGATACCTTTAGTGGTATTCAAATTGATGATGAAGAGTTGTACCATCAAACGAAGGATTATCTGCAAGAAATTGCACCTTCAAAACAATCGATTGTTAAGTTTTATCAATCAAATGATACTCCCATTTTTGAGAAATACAACATTGAGAGACAAATCAAAACTTCTTTTGGGAGAACTGTTTCGATGAGCAAAGGGGCTTATCTTATTATCGAACACACTGAAGCTTTACACGTTATAGACGTAAATAGCGGAAACCGTTCTAATAAGGCCACTAATCAAGAAGATACAGCCATGGAAGTTAATATGATTGCTGCTGCCGAAATCGCTAGACAATTGCGTTTACGTGATATGGGTGGAATAATCGTAGTTGATTTTATTGATATGTCTAATCCTGAAAACAGGAAGATTTTGTTCGACTTCTTGCGAGAAGAAATGAGCGACGATAAAGCAAAACATAAAATCTTACCACCTAGCAAATTTGGATTAGTTCAAATTACAAGACAAAGAGTAAGACCCGAAGTAAACATTAAAACTAGAGAAGAAAATCCTAACAATGAAAATGGCGAAATTGAAGCGCCAATTTTAATCATTGACAGAATCACTGCTGATTTAGAAAGACATTTAAAAACCCACAAAAAAGTTGTGCTTAATACACACCCATTTGTGGCTGCATACCTCAGTAAAGGTTTTCCATCAATACGTTCAAAATGGTTTTTTGAATATAAAAAATGGGTGAAAATCATACCTCGTGACGCTTACACGTATTTAGAATATCATTTCTATGATAAAGACGGAAATGTTATTAAAGAATAAAACAAGAAACCGCCTCTCGAAAGATTGGCGGTTTTTTTGTACCTATAAATTAAAAACACCTATAAGTATCACAAATAAGTACAAGAAGTCAAAGCCTTTTTCTTACATTTGAATCAGATTTAAATAGTCAAATTACCAAAAATGCATTTATCAAAATACTTCTATTATTTCATAATCTCTTTTATTTTACTCTCACCTAAAGCGGTAGCACAAAATGATACCATTTATTTTGACATAAATTGGAAAAACACTAACAAAGAATCAGCCCTTTATTACAGAGTCAAACCCGTAAAGATAAAGACCAAAAATGCCATTGGTTATAAAATAAACAATATCGATTCTGTTTATGCAATTAATGATTATTACTTAAAAAGTGATAAAATACAATTTCAAGGTTACTCTGAAGACAAAGAAGGGAAATACCTTGTTGGCAAAGCAAAATGGTATAATGAAAATGAAATCCTTGTAGCTTCTAAAGATTATAATTACAAAGAGAGCAACAATTCCAGATTTAGAGTTCCTGAATGGCCAATTATTTATCTCGGTTATTCAATTGCAACCAAAAGCCAATTTACTGGCGGTTTAGAATTTTGCTTAGACTGTAAAAACAAAAACAAACTCTTTTTAGGCTTAGGATACGGAATCACTAGCTATGATGGTAAATACTACGGCTTGCCTGACTTACATTTATCTTATAACATTGAGGAATTCTTATTTATAAAAACTGGTGGTTCTGATAAAAATGCCTACGCATTGGCTGGCCTAACATTCTTAAACATGATTGATTTAGGCTTTGGTTATTCAGCATCATTCAATAAAGAAAAAACACCCGTAATTAAAGGATTTACCTTCGGCATAACTTTTAGAATTACAAACAACAAGGATGTATATGGAAAGTTAAAAATAATGTAAACTCATATATTATTCCCTCACAACCTCAACTTTCCGTCTAATTTCATTTCCAAATTCATCTACTACTGTAATGTAATGAAATCCAGCTGTCATAACAATTGGTTTTTCATGAAAGACTTTAGTCTCTCCTTTATAGACATTATCTACATACCAAAACAACTGACTTTCTCTTTGTGAATAGGCTACTTTTAAAATTACTGGCTGTACTTCGCTATTAAAGTTTTTAGTCAAATATATTTTGCTATTATTTTTAGGGTAAATAAAATCCATAGAAGCAGTTTGTGTCCCTACACAATTTTCTCTAAATGGTGGTAACGGCATATATTCAATATGTTTGCTTTTATAGTACCATGCCATAACAGGAGGTAAAACAAACCAATTCTTCACAACCATATTTTCAATACTTTCACAACTACTATTAACTTGAAATTTTTCGGTTTGATCTAAATGTACTGTTTTATGATATGGACAAATTGAAGTTGTCTTTCCTTTTAGTGTAACCCATTGTTTAATTTTTGGACAACCTTCTTTGGCCAAATGCCCACTTAAACGGCATACCTCAACCTCGTCTAAATCCTTGTGGGGAGTTGTAAACCATTTTTGTCTAGGCAACAAATTAAACACATCAAATAAAATTGGTGCTGCACTTGTAACACCTGTCAATGTTGGCCTTCCCTCACCTGTAGCATTTCCTACCCAAATTCCAACTACATATCTGGAATTTGTTCCAATCGCCCAAGCATCCCGATTCCCAAAACTTGTACCTGTTTTCCATGCTATCTTAAGCGAACTGTCATAAAACTTCCAAGCCTCATCTCCTTCAGGTCTATTTACCTCTTCCATGGCGTTATACGTCAACCAAATCGAACCAGCGCCTAATATGTTCTTCTGAGTGCTTTCATCTCCAAAATCGACCTCTAAATCGTTTTCATAATTCAACTCTGTAAATTCATTTGTTCGGTACTTACCATTGCTTTTATTAAAATAATTTACTGTGGATGACATACCCGCATAACTACGACACAAATCCCATAAATTACTTTCAGCTCCACCAAGAATAAGCGACAAGCCATAATGATCTGGTGGTTTTGAAATATTTTTTAATTTGAATTTTTGCAATTCTTCGTAGAATTTATTTACTCCAAAATCCTGCAGCATTAAAACGGAAGGAATATTAAGAGAACGAGCTAGCGCACGATGGGCAGGCACTGCGCCATCAAATGTTAAATTGAAATTTTGAGGTGTATATCCAGCAATTTGAGTTGGTACATCGGCAACCAAAGCATTAGGTAATAATTCGCCATCATCAAGCATTGCTGCATACAGCAAAGGCTTTAAGATACTCCCTGTACTTCTTGGTGCATCTATAATATCAACATCTTTTTGATGGTCTCTATCGGTTGGAGAATTACCAACATAACTTATCACATTCCTATTAGAAACATCAATTACCAAAATAGCCAGATTACTAACTTCATTCTGCTTATATTGATTGTAATAATATTTTGCAATTTGATTTACCCTATTCTGCAAAGCATAACCTACCGTAGTTTTCACCCTTGCTCCTTCTTGGTTTTTAGCGACACGCTGTAATAAATGCGGAGCTATTTGTGGTAAGTCATACGGTTTTCCCGGCAAAGGTTCTTCTACAGAAAGTTCATATGTTTGCTTATCAATAATTCCTTGCTCATTAAGCTTACGCAAAAGACGGTTGCGCTTCTCTAATAACTTTATTTGATTCTTTCCTGGGTAAATTAAGCTTGGAGCATTTGGCAAAACTGCTAACGTAGCATTCTCTGCCCATGACAATTGATTTGATTTGACTCCAAAATACCTCCACGAAGCCATTTCCAGACCTACAACATTACCTCCAAAAGGGGCGTGCGCCGCATATAATTCTAAGATTTCATCTTTTGAATACCCCAACTCCAATCTTGTTGCAAGAACTACTTCGACAAGTTTTTCTAAATAAGTTCTTCCTTTTCCTTTTCTTGATAATCGAATTACTTGCTGTGTAAGTGTACTACCTCCACGAACAACTTTTCCTGCTTTTCTATTTTGCTTGATTGCATTAACCATAGCAATTGGATTAAAACCCGGATGCTTATAGAAATATTCATCTTCAAAATAAACGATACATTTCTTGAATTTATCTGGAACACTATCCTGTGCAGGAAATCGCCACTGACCGTCGCGAGCAATTTTTGCTCCCAGTAACTCTCCTTCCTTACTTTCTATAACTGTAGAATATGGCTCTTGAAATAAAGTACGTGGCAATGAAAAATAATAAATCACCACTAACAAAAATGCTAGTAGTGATTTTATCTTATTCTGTTTTATCCAATTTATAATGCGTTGAAAGAACGCTTTTAATTTATTTTTCAAAGTTTAATTATTTAACCACAAAGAGCACAAAGTAATTCGCAAAGTTCACAAAGAATATTCTTTTAAAAGTTTTAACGTTGTGACATTTGGTTAAGTTAGGAATGTCGCAACAGCGTATTTTCTACTTAACGAAAATATGAAATAAACATTAGTTCCGCTGAACTCCAATATCACCAAACTCCTGCTAACGGTTACGCTTTTAAGTTTAGTATTAACTTATCTTTTGCTCACATTATAATTCAACAGTTGCTTTTTTTGCCAACAATCAATACATAATGTTATCCCACTTTTCCCTAATCGTTTCATTTTTCAACATAACCACTAACACTCAGATTAAGAAGATTTTTTACAGGTCAGAATTAAAAAAAATCAGCCAAAATCAGCTTAATCTGCGTGCTATTTAATTTTACTTCACAACCTCAACCCAGAATCCTTTTGTTCTTGCTAAGAACGTATTATCATACATTGCTTCACATTGCAATCCTGGTAAATAATAATTACCTAAATAAGACGCATTCAATAAAATTTTAAACACTTTGCTTTCTCCAGCTTTTAATCCAAAATAGAAATTAGTTCTATCATCACGGATATCAATATAATCCGCAATATTATTGGTTGCATCTCCATAATCTGTGAAACGAGTATTTACAATTTCGAATCCTGAAGGCAGAATCTGCGTTAATGCCACATTCTCTACACGCTCATTTGTTTGATTTCTAACCGTTACCTCAGCCACAAATTCTGTTCCTTGTGTGATTCTTGACACATTAATAACTCCGCCTTTTCTGTTTTTGAAAACTATAGCAGCCGAAACATTGCTCTGAATTACATTCTCCTGACCAATTGGCAAGATACCTGTATTTAGTACACGAACATAAATCGTATTCTTTTTATTATTTTTTAAAGTAACACTATTCGAACCTGTTTTAACTACTAAGCTTCTATCGGCAACTGTTTTATTTGTTTTTATGCTTTGCGTTTTACCTGCTGAGCTAAACTGCACATCAATTCCTTTAACTCCATTATTCAAAGAGAACTTAGACATTGCATATAAAGAATAAGCTGTTGTTTGTGTACTCATCCATTGATCACTTGCCATATTCTTAGCCAATTTTGTAGCCATCGCAAATGCTTTTTGTTTTTGATTTAATAACAACATAGTTTCCAAAGCCATCGCACGATTTCTATCACTTGAACCATAATAGTAATAATTATAATTTGTAGACTCATCATCGATTTTACTACTCAATAGTAATGCTGAAGCAGCACTTTTTTGTCCTGCTAAAACATAAGCTGCAGCTAGTCTTAATTTCGTTTCGTTAGAAATTCCCTTTGTTTCACGCAATCTATTCATTGAAGACAAATCTGAAGAACCTGCCAAAGCCAATGTATATAAACGATAGGCTTGTGCCAAATCATTGCCATAGCGAACCTCAAATCTCCATTGTTTGGCTTCTTTTTGTTGATACGAAAGCCATTTTGATTTAAAATTAATTGGCAAAATATATCCTTTTTTCTCTGCCTCTATCATAAAATGCCCTGCATAAGAACTTCCCCAATCATCGGCAATTGCATTTCCTTGCCAGTATGGAAGCCCTCCATTTGATAATTGAAAACTACCTAATCTTACAATTCCAGCTGTAACATTCTTTTGAATAAGTTGTTGTCTAGTCACATCAATATCTGCCACATCATTTAGGAATAATTGCGGAAATACCGATGAAGTAGTTTGCTCTACACATCCATGTGGATACTGAATAAGAAATTGCAGTCTTCCATTTAAATTAATCGTCGGCATTGACGATACTTCTAGTTTAGCTTTATTACTTCCTGACACTCCAAATGTTTTCCAAACAATAGTTTTAGAGCTATTTGGCTCCAAAATCACATCTGTATAGGTATTTGTCACAGGATTTGGATTCGTCATATCTATCTCAACATCATAAACGGATTTTTCTTTCCCTGATGTAGCAATAACTTGCACTTTGGCAATCCCAGTTAAACTACCTACTTCTAAATTAAAGTAAGCCATTTTTTCGTCTGGCTGTGCAAATGTTAATCCCTGAGTTGAACTTCCTATTACTCTTAATCCACTACTTGTTTTTATTTGAACTGTAACGTTTTTAATATTTTTTTCCATAGCAAAAATTGTAACTGGAATCGTCACTTTTTCTGATGGAGAAATTTTTCTTGGCAATGAAGCCAATACCATTAACGGACTACGAACTGGAGTCGCTTTTTCAACACTTCCGTAAGCACTTGTATTTGCATCACCTGCAACCACCATTGTTCTTACTGAACCAATATATTTTGGCAATTTAATTTGATGTGTCTTCGTTTCTCCTTTTTTCAATTTAAATGGCCCAAGATAAATAACCACTGGTTTAAAGCGGTTTGCCTTTTTAGCTTTACCTCCACCTAAATCCTGATCACCACCAATACTAAATATCTGATTTACTTTACCTCCATAGGCACCAATTACATCATCATACACATCCCAAGTTTTTACACCCAAAGCTTCTCTAACATAAAAACTATCCCAAGCATTTGGTGTTTTAAAACGAGTTAGATCCAACAGACCTTCATCGACTACAGCAATTGTGTATGTCATTTCCTTTCCTGTTTTTTCACTTACTTTTACTGGGAAGGTTTGTTCTGGCTTCAACACATCTGGCATTGATATCGCAGGCGCAAGAATTGTTGTCTTATCAATTACTTCAATTGGAACAATTCCATACATACGAATTGGCGAATCATTTTTAGTCGAAGCATGCGGCTGTAAAAGGGTTATATTAAAATACACATTCGGTGCCATAGCTCCTGTAATTGGAACATCAACTTTAGTCTCTCCTTTTTGAGTATTTACCCATAACGTCTGTACTACTTTCGAGCCATTTTCTATAGAAACCAATGCACGACCTCCCTCACTTGAAGGGAAAGATATTTGAGCTTTTTCACCTACTGCATAATTCTTTTTATCTGTAGAAAAAACAAGCATATTTGCTGTAGAAGCATCTGTGTTTCTTGTTTTACCTGACCAAATTGGCCAATCGATATTTACAGTTATTGCCGATGCATGTCCGCTAACTTCATCCGAAACACGAATTAAGTAACGTCCCCATTCTTCGTCTGTTAATGCAAATTGGAAACTTCCTTTTCCACTTGCATCAGTGTTTACTCTAAATGTTTTGTACGATATTGTAGCATTCGACGAATTATAATTGGATAAATTATCACTCGAAGCATCCCACCACCAGCGCCATTCTGTTTTATAAACTTTTACCTCTAAATTCCTCACCGCTTTTGGTCTTCCATTTTCATCAACGGTTACAACATCAAATCGATTCATTTTACGGGTTTCAAGCATACCGTATTTTGTAGGCTCAGGCGATTTTACTCCCACATAAGTAGTATAAGGCGAATAGGTTGTCGAGATAACATCTGTACTAAAATCACCACCTTCTTCATACACTTTGGTAATAAAAGCAGCTCTTAGCATTCCTGGTGCTTGTCCTTGTAATTTAGGTTCTATGTTTACAGATGCTCTTCCGTTTGCATCTAGTTTACCTGAGAAAATATTAATTTCTTCAGTACTAAACTGACGTACTAAATCATCAAAAACATATTTCTCATAGCCTTTAAAAGTCGTACTCTGCTGTGAAAATTTTGCTTGCATTTCTACATTCAAATTTTTAGCAATAGCTCCATGAAGCCATGTAACTTCAAGATTACTTGTATTTGGATATGAAGAAGATAATATAGCTCTCTTGAAACTATTTTTAATTTTTAAACGGTTTGGCTTAATTGTTTCAATTTTTATGCTCTTGTAGTATTTTGCTCCCCCTACACTTACCATTGCTTCCCAATTTCCAGTAGGCGCTTCTGCGTCTGTAGGCACTGTAAAGGCATAATGATTCAGTTCATTTGATTTTTGAACTGTTTGATAGGTTACTTTTCCATTAGGATCCGTTAATCTAAATTTTATCGGATGTGATTTTGGTAACTTATTTGCTGCATCATTAAGTATAAATGATAAATACAAATTATCCCCCGGACGCCAAACTCCACGCTCACCGTAGATATATCCTTTTAATCCTTTTTGCAAAGTCTCTCCAGCAACATCAAAATTACTTACCGACAATGAATTCCCATCATCAAGTTTTACATAAGTGGATTGAGTTCCTAAGGTAACAATAGCAAAATAAGCAAACTTATCTAATTGAAAAGAAGCAATTCCTTCGCTACTTGTTGTTCCTGTTGCTAATTTTTGTTGCTGAAAGCTATATAAATCTACTCTCGCATTCGAAACCGGCTCTGTAGTTATTATATTATTTACTACAAACAAATACGATTTATTCTCTCCTCTTTTGGCAATTACACCCAAATCTGAAGCTAGAATATTAGTTCCAATTTTTGCATTATAATAATAAGAACCTGTACAAGGATCTTGACTTTCTCTCCATTCGTAATCATCATAATAATAGTCATCGTATGAATTACCACTATAATTTACATCATTCTCATCAACATCTTCTTCTTCCGTTTCATCTGAATCAGGTTCGTTAGTTTCACATTTATACAATGAATATGCTTTTTTATAGGAGAACTCTACTCTATAAATTGCCCCTGGTTCTGGCGTAATTATTTTGGACAAATCCAAAGCATACGTATTCCATTTAGTTGGATTAACTAAGGGGTTATCTTTAAGATTAAGTGTTGTTTTTGCAACAGGCTGAGCCACTCTTTTTAAATTTTGAGCGCCATTTAGTTCGTTATTCTGAAGAAATTGTAAGATATTGTTTTTATAAATCTTATAAACTTTTACATCTACAGCACCCAGATTTACTGCCTCAAAATTCAATTTTAAATTATTGGAACTTGGCAAAATTGTTCCGTTTTTTATAAATCTAATATTTGGTTTTATTTGATCGAAAGAAATCTTCTCTGTATAATTCTCAGCCATTTTTCGACCATACTGACTCTCTATTCCTTGAAAAACTTCTAATAACAATTCACCTGTTACTATCTGGTCAGATACAGGTTCTTCTACAACTTCTTGCACTACTGGCTCAGCTACTGCAACACTGTCAACAGCACTGCTATCTACAGCAACTGCAGTTGTATCTACAACCGCAACTTCATGTACTACTTCTTGAACCTGAGCTTGTTTTTCGTTACTGAAATAAACTTTTAAGATATTTCCTTGAGTTGAAAATTTTAAATTGTTTGTATTTTGTATCGCTACCAATCCCTTAAAATCCTGTCCTTTCTCTAATGGCTCAGAAAAATTAATTAATACTGATTGATTATTTTCATCCGGAATTTCAACTTTTATAATTTTGAAGTCATTTATTGCAGTAATCGGAAAATCCATTTTTCCTTTTTGATCGATATCAAAATCGTTTCCGTCGTAAGAAATTTCAAGGTTACTTGCTGCCGAAAAACGCTGAATACTATCAATAATAAACTTAAACTCTTTTCCTGAAGTAGCTGTTTTATCAAATTTAATATTGAGATTCTTTCCGTTTTGACTAGCCAAAACTAATTTCTTTGCTGT encodes:
- a CDS encoding Rne/Rng family ribonuclease, translated to MNKELIIRSSSDFVDFALLKDGKLIELHKEEEKSNFQVGDIFIAKIRKPVAGLNAAFVNVGFEKDAFLHYHDLGPNLASQLKFIKLVSAGKLKDFSLKTFQFEKEIDKDGTITDILSANQSVLVQVVKEPISTKGPRISAELSLAGRFIVLVPFSDRVSISQKIEDKKEKDRLKKLVLSIKPKGFGVIVRTVAEGKNVAELEKDLQNLLSRWTAMCKKLPTAHHPSKVLGELNRASSILRDVFNDTFSGIQIDDEELYHQTKDYLQEIAPSKQSIVKFYQSNDTPIFEKYNIERQIKTSFGRTVSMSKGAYLIIEHTEALHVIDVNSGNRSNKATNQEDTAMEVNMIAAAEIARQLRLRDMGGIIVVDFIDMSNPENRKILFDFLREEMSDDKAKHKILPPSKFGLVQITRQRVRPEVNIKTREENPNNENGEIEAPILIIDRITADLERHLKTHKKVVLNTHPFVAAYLSKGFPSIRSKWFFEYKKWVKIIPRDAYTYLEYHFYDKDGNVIKE
- the pbpC gene encoding penicillin-binding protein 1C; the protein is MKNKLKAFFQRIINWIKQNKIKSLLAFLLVVIYYFSLPRTLFQEPYSTVIESKEGELLGAKIARDGQWRFPAQDSVPDKFKKCIVYFEDEYFYKHPGFNPIAMVNAIKQNRKAGKVVRGGSTLTQQVIRLSRKGKGRTYLEKLVEVVLATRLELGYSKDEILELYAAHAPFGGNVVGLEMASWRYFGVKSNQLSWAENATLAVLPNAPSLIYPGKNQIKLLEKRNRLLRKLNEQGIIDKQTYELSVEEPLPGKPYDLPQIAPHLLQRVAKNQEGARVKTTVGYALQNRVNQIAKYYYNQYKQNEVSNLAILVIDVSNRNVISYVGNSPTDRDHQKDVDIIDAPRSTGSILKPLLYAAMLDDGELLPNALVADVPTQIAGYTPQNFNLTFDGAVPAHRALARSLNIPSVLMLQDFGVNKFYEELQKFKLKNISKPPDHYGLSLILGGAESNLWDLCRSYAGMSSTVNYFNKSNGKYRTNEFTELNYENDLEVDFGDESTQKNILGAGSIWLTYNAMEEVNRPEGDEAWKFYDSSLKIAWKTGTSFGNRDAWAIGTNSRYVVGIWVGNATGEGRPTLTGVTSAAPILFDVFNLLPRQKWFTTPHKDLDEVEVCRLSGHLAKEGCPKIKQWVTLKGKTTSICPYHKTVHLDQTEKFQVNSSCESIENMVVKNWFVLPPVMAWYYKSKHIEYMPLPPFRENCVGTQTASMDFIYPKNNSKIYLTKNFNSEVQPVILKVAYSQRESQLFWYVDNVYKGETKVFHEKPIVMTAGFHYITVVDEFGNEIRRKVEVVRE
- a CDS encoding alpha-2-macroglobulin family protein, whose product is MKTRGLVYVFFVFFIFQACGRKSASDFNSDFSLFKEYITSFTGGIVSSQSDIRVVLAFEKKDWKINQELDSDLFDISPSVDGKVIALSSNTVAFIPEKKLKAGTEYQVTLNLDKLITLPKKGDDDKDLSKFNFTVKTIKQDFIVNTLDVQSYSKEYQYLNCVLKTADNIDVETAKKLVLASQNGKNLNIKFDKTATSGKEFKFIIDSIQRFSAASNLEISYDGNDFDIDQKGKMDFPITAINDFKIIKVEIPDENNQSVLINFSEPLEKGQDFKGLVAIQNTNNLKFSTQGNILKVYFSNEKQAQVQEVVHEVAVVDTTAVAVDSSAVDSVAVAEPVVQEVVEEPVSDQIVTGELLLEVFQGIESQYGRKMAENYTEKISFDQIKPNIRFIKNGTILPSSNNLKLNFEAVNLGAVDVKVYKIYKNNILQFLQNNELNGAQNLKRVAQPVAKTTLNLKDNPLVNPTKWNTYALDLSKIITPEPGAIYRVEFSYKKAYSLYKCETNEPDSDETEEEDVDENDVNYSGNSYDDYYYDDYEWRESQDPCTGSYYYNAKIGTNILASDLGVIAKRGENKSYLFVVNNIITTEPVSNARVDLYSFQQQKLATGTTSSEGIASFQLDKFAYFAIVTLGTQSTYVKLDDGNSLSVSNFDVAGETLQKGLKGYIYGERGVWRPGDNLYLSFILNDAANKLPKSHPIKFRLTDPNGKVTYQTVQKSNELNHYAFTVPTDAEAPTGNWEAMVSVGGAKYYKSIKIETIKPNRLKIKNSFKRAILSSSYPNTSNLEVTWLHGAIAKNLNVEMQAKFSQQSTTFKGYEKYVFDDLVRQFSTEEINIFSGKLDANGRASVNIEPKLQGQAPGMLRAAFITKVYEEGGDFSTDVISTTYSPYTTYVGVKSPEPTKYGMLETRKMNRFDVVTVDENGRPKAVRNLEVKVYKTEWRWWWDASSDNLSNYNSSNATISYKTFRVNTDASGKGSFQFALTDEEWGRYLIRVSDEVSGHASAITVNIDWPIWSGKTRNTDASTANMLVFSTDKKNYAVGEKAQISFPSSEGGRALVSIENGSKVVQTLWVNTQKGETKVDVPITGAMAPNVYFNITLLQPHASTKNDSPIRMYGIVPIEVIDKTTILAPAISMPDVLKPEQTFPVKVSEKTGKEMTYTIAVVDEGLLDLTRFKTPNAWDSFYVREALGVKTWDVYDDVIGAYGGKVNQIFSIGGDQDLGGGKAKKANRFKPVVIYLGPFKLKKGETKTHQIKLPKYIGSVRTMVVAGDANTSAYGSVEKATPVRSPLMVLASLPRKISPSEKVTIPVTIFAMEKNIKNVTVQIKTSSGLRVIGSSTQGLTFAQPDEKMAYFNLEVGSLTGIAKVQVIATSGKEKSVYDVEIDMTNPNPVTNTYTDVILEPNSSKTIVWKTFGVSGSNKAKLEVSSMPTINLNGRLQFLIQYPHGCVEQTTSSVFPQLFLNDVADIDVTRQQLIQKNVTAGIVRLGSFQLSNGGLPYWQGNAIADDWGSSYAGHFMIEAEKKGYILPINFKSKWLSYQQKEAKQWRFEVRYGNDLAQAYRLYTLALAGSSDLSSMNRLRETKGISNETKLRLAAAYVLAGQKSAASALLLSSKIDDESTNYNYYYYGSSDRNRAMALETMLLLNQKQKAFAMATKLAKNMASDQWMSTQTTAYSLYAMSKFSLNNGVKGIDVQFSSAGKTQSIKTNKTVADRSLVVKTGSNSVTLKNNKKNTIYVRVLNTGILPIGQENVIQSNVSAAIVFKNRKGGVINVSRITQGTEFVAEVTVRNQTNERVENVALTQILPSGFEIVNTRFTDYGDATNNIADYIDIRDDRTNFYFGLKAGESKVFKILLNASYLGNYYLPGLQCEAMYDNTFLARTKGFWVEVVK